From a single Solanum dulcamara chromosome 4, daSolDulc1.2, whole genome shotgun sequence genomic region:
- the LOC129887642 gene encoding BTB/POZ and MATH domain-containing protein 4-like yields MSEPPIITHVSDMSTSPLTRATSSRSVTETVNGSHRFVIQGYSLAKGMGVGKHIASDNFTVGGHQWAIYFYPDGKNPEDNSTYVSLFIALASEGTDVRALFELTLVDQSGKGKHKVHSHFDRSLESGPYTLKYRGSMWGYKRFFRRALLETSDYLKDDCLKINCTVGVVRSIIDCSSLQPIQVPDSDMGSHFGMLLENMEGSDVVFSVAGEKFHAHKLVLTARSPVFRTELFDELMGEKQEIVVADMEPRVFKAMLHFIYRDSLVEEEIEDTSSSILSVTDTLTAKLLAAADRYDLTRLRRVCESHLCKDISVNSVSTTLALADRYHATELKAVCLRFAAENLAAVMQSDGFEYLKENCPSLQSELLKTVAGCDDDCSSGGGKSRSVWAQLSDGGDTNGRRVRHRT; encoded by the exons ATGTCGGAGCCGCCGATTATCACCCACGTCTCCGACATGAGCACGAGTCCGTTAACCCGGGCGACGAGTTCCCGGTCGGTGACGGAAACGGTAAACGGTTCACACCGGTTCGTGATTCAGGGGTATTCATTGGCTAAAGGAATGGGAGTTGGGAAACACATCGCGAGTGATAATTTCACCGTTGGTGGTCATCAATGGGCTATTTATTTCTATCCTGATGGGAAAAACCCCGAGGATAATTCGACGTATGTGTCACTTTTTATTGCGTTAGCGAGTGAAGGAACGGATGTTAGGGCTTTGTTTGAATTGACGTTGGTGGATCAGAGTGGTAAAGGGAAACACAAGGTTCATAGTCATTTTGATCGGTCACTTGAAAGTGGTCCGTATACATTGAAATACCGCGGCAGCATGTG GGGATACAAACGTTTCTTTAGACGAGCTTTACTTGAGACTTCAGATTATCTCAAGGATGACTGTTTGAAAATCAATTGCACTGTGGGAGTTGTTCGATCCATAATTGATTGTTCGAGCTTACAGCCAATTCAGGTTCCAGATTCTGATATGGGATCACACTTTGGAATGCTATTAGAGAATATGGAAGGCTCTGATGTTGTTTTCAGTGTGGCTGGTGAAAAATTTCATGCCCATAAACTGGTATTAACTGCCCGTTCTCCTGTATTTCGCACTGAATTGTTTGATGAACTGATGGGTGAAAAGCAGGAGATTGTTGTCGCAGATATGGAACCCAGGGTCTTTAAA GCTATGTTGCACTTCATATATAGAGATTCTCTTGTGGAAGAAGAGATAGAAGATACTAGTTCTTCTATTCTTTCTGTGACTGATACATTGACAGCGAAACTGCTAGCAGCAGCCGATCGGTATGATTTAACAAGACTCAGGCGGGTGTGCGAATCTCATCTTTGCAAAGATATCTCGGTGAACTCTGTTTCCACAACTCTTGCTTTAGCTGACCGTTACCATGCCACGGAACTCAAAGCAGTTTGCCTTAGGTTTGCTGCTGAAAATCTTGCAG CTGTCATGCAATCAGATGGATTTGAATACCTTAAAGAAAACTGCCCTTCTCTTCAGTCGGAGCTTCTTAAAACCGTTGCTGGCTGTGATGATGATTGTAGCAGTGGAGGCGGAAAGTCTAGAAGTGTTTGGGCCCAGCTTTCAGATGGTGGCGATACCAATGGCAGGAGGGTAAGGCACCGGACCTGA